A genomic segment from Spinacia oleracea cultivar Varoflay chromosome 3, BTI_SOV_V1, whole genome shotgun sequence encodes:
- the LOC110802593 gene encoding uncharacterized protein, translating to MKFKAFLTENGVTLLERRFIPAFEKMGKICHVYLTRDHIFFLHNLLTNDGVQSIAQFRKDALFSEYRISSQNEDRIAFSLDLSLLLRALRSAAAISSAVDRLQIKLVKKLPPSSTNPMPFLSFETKGYASAVIQDIPISKPLSRAQLLELQTALDDAQDLPRTLVGVSELDRLSNFVERMKQLGDVMGVEIGKNGELGLKVSSSLVTLGAEFKRLMIVGEDSEESNNGDGGMSVLVSMKHFVKCLQCLLAKPDCAFYGVGSHGGSLTVVFQFFVPGSRQTDKSISFHCRLPVLDPGS from the coding sequence ATGAAGTTCAAAGCATTCCTAACGGAAAATGGAGTAACCCTTTTAGAGAGGAGATTCATCCCTGCCTTTGAGAAAATGGGCAAAATCTGCCATGTTTATCTCACCAGAGATCACATCTTTTTCCTCCATAACCTCCTCACTAACGATGGTGTTCAATCAATTGCCCAGTTCAGAAAGGATGCTTTATTCTCTGAATACCGAATTTCCAGCCAAAACGAGGATAGAATTGCCTTCTCTCTCGATCTCTCTCTCCTACTCCGGGCCCTCCGATCAGCAGCCGCAATTTCCTCCGCCGTTGATCGCCTCCAAATTAAGCTTGTGAAGAAATTACCCCCAAGTTCCACAAACCCGATGCCTTTTCTGAGCTTTGAGACAAAAGGGTATGCTTCTGCTGTAATTCAGGACATACCCATCTCCAAACCCCTTTCGAGAGCTCAACTTTTAGAGCTCCAGACCGCTCTGGACGATGCCCAAGACCTTCCTAGAACCCTAGTTGGGGTGAGTGAATTGGATAGGTTGTCGAATTTTGTGGAGAGGATGAAGCAGTTGGGTGATGTGATGGGTGTTGAGATTGGGAAAAATGGGGAATTGGGTTTGAAGGTTTCAAGTAGTTTGGTGACTTTAGGAGCAGAATTCAAAAGGCTAATGATTGTAGGAGAAGATAGTGAGGAGAGTAATAATGGTGATGGTGGGATGAGTGTGTTGGTGAGTATGAAGCACTTTGTCAAGTGTTTGCAGTGTCTTTTGGCTAAACCTGATTGCGCTTTCTATGGAGTTGGTTCTCATGGTGGCTCATTGACTGTGGTTTTCCAGTTCTTTGTTCCAGGGTCAAGACAGACTGATAAATCTATCAGCTTCCATTGCAGACTTCCGGTACTTGATCCCGGCTCTTGA